One stretch of Bacillota bacterium DNA includes these proteins:
- a CDS encoding response regulator transcription factor: protein MKHLEEIRILIADDHPLIREGLRRVLELDPRLKVIGEAGDGQGAINLARNLRPDVILMDLKMPGTGGIEASRVIRREFPEIRVIILTVAEDEEVLEVIRTGASGYLLKDVEPAELLKSIYNVMEGKPALHPVVTGRLLSELNRLSTPVREEDGISALTEREKEVLALIARGESNRNIARKLFISEKTVKNHITSIFRKLKVEDRTQAAIYAIKKRMVEV, encoded by the coding sequence ATGAAACATTTGGAGGAGATTCGGATTCTGATCGCCGATGACCATCCTCTCATCAGGGAGGGGTTACGCCGCGTCTTGGAGCTCGATCCGCGTCTAAAGGTAATCGGAGAGGCGGGAGATGGGCAGGGAGCGATCAACCTGGCCCGGAACTTACGCCCGGACGTAATCCTCATGGATTTAAAAATGCCGGGGACAGGCGGGATCGAAGCGAGCCGTGTCATCCGGCGGGAGTTCCCGGAGATCAGGGTCATCATCCTCACGGTTGCCGAGGATGAGGAAGTTCTTGAGGTGATCCGGACGGGGGCGTCGGGATACCTGCTTAAAGATGTGGAACCGGCGGAGCTCCTGAAGTCAATTTATAATGTGATGGAGGGAAAGCCCGCCCTTCACCCTGTCGTTACCGGGAGGTTGCTGAGCGAACTCAACCGCCTCAGTACGCCGGTGCGGGAAGAGGACGGGATCAGTGCTCTAACGGAAAGAGAAAAAGAGGTGCTTGCTTTAATTGCCCGCGGGGAGTCAAACCGCAATATTGCCCGCAAGCTGTTCATCAGCGAGAAAACTGTAAAAAATCACATTACCAGCATCTTTCGCAAGTTAAAAGTGGAAGACCGCACCCAGGCAGCCATCTACGCCATTAAGAAGAGGATGGTGGAAGTCTAG
- a CDS encoding Flp family type IVb pilin: MREVLKRLVWEEDGQTLTEYGILLALIAVGVIAVLVVMGPKIKAAFQEVNDNLP, from the coding sequence GTGCGGGAAGTTCTCAAGAGGCTGGTGTGGGAGGAAGATGGACAAACCTTAACGGAATATGGGATCCTTCTTGCTCTAATTGCTGTTGGCGTGATAGCTGTTCTTGTCGTAATGGGGCCGAAAATTAAAGCAGCTTTCCAAGAGGTTAATGATAATCTGCCGTAA
- a CDS encoding phosphoglucomutase/phosphomannomutase family protein: MSEIKFGTDGWRAVIAEDFTFANVRLVAQAVARYVKEAGLEKRGIVIGYDNRFLSERFAAAVAEVMAGNEIPCWLTVEATPTPVTAYAIKALGAGGAVMITASHNPPEYNGIKFIPEYAGPAVPEITEAIEGNIRLLKNNGAVQALPLTAAREKGLVREHDAKPGYLAHVRQLLDYRTVCRGNLKVVIDPMWGAGIGYVEEILRDGCKNLEIIHNYRDVLCGGFLPEPTAAVLIDLKQAVLEEKADLGLALDGDADRFGVIDRDGSYVTPNEVLYLLLHYLLEYRRWRGAVARTVATTHMLDRIAEDYGLPVVETPVGFKYIGQSLLHHHSMLGGEESGGLSIQGHIPEKDGILALALIVEMVAARGKSLREYQAEVHTKFGRLVSARLDVKCDPAQKEEILARLREWSPENLAGRQVAERSTRDGAKLLLEDGSWVLVRASGTEPLFRIYTEAPDEEKLRSLQESARRVLGL, from the coding sequence ATGAGTGAAATTAAGTTTGGGACCGATGGCTGGCGCGCCGTAATTGCCGAGGATTTTACTTTTGCGAACGTGCGCCTGGTGGCCCAGGCGGTCGCCCGGTATGTGAAAGAGGCGGGGTTGGAGAAACGCGGGATTGTGATCGGCTACGATAACCGTTTTCTTTCAGAGCGCTTTGCTGCTGCCGTGGCGGAGGTCATGGCAGGAAATGAGATACCCTGCTGGCTTACTGTTGAAGCTACCCCGACGCCGGTCACGGCTTATGCCATTAAGGCGCTGGGCGCAGGGGGCGCGGTGATGATTACAGCCAGCCACAACCCCCCCGAATATAACGGGATCAAATTTATCCCGGAATATGCAGGCCCTGCGGTCCCCGAGATTACGGAGGCGATTGAGGGGAACATCCGGCTTTTGAAAAACAACGGGGCAGTGCAGGCTCTTCCCCTGACGGCTGCCCGGGAAAAGGGGCTCGTCCGGGAGCACGACGCGAAACCCGGGTATCTTGCCCACGTCCGGCAGTTGCTCGATTACAGGACTGTTTGCCGGGGGAACCTGAAGGTCGTGATTGACCCGATGTGGGGAGCGGGGATCGGCTATGTAGAAGAAATTTTGCGGGATGGCTGCAAGAACCTCGAAATCATCCACAACTACAGGGATGTTTTGTGCGGGGGATTTCTTCCCGAACCCACTGCTGCCGTGCTTATCGACCTGAAACAAGCAGTTTTGGAGGAAAAGGCCGATTTGGGTCTCGCCCTGGATGGTGACGCCGATCGCTTTGGCGTAATCGACCGGGATGGAAGCTATGTGACTCCAAACGAGGTATTGTATTTGCTTCTCCACTACCTCCTCGAGTACCGGCGCTGGCGCGGGGCGGTGGCCCGGACCGTCGCCACAACCCACATGCTGGATCGGATTGCTGAAGACTACGGGCTTCCGGTTGTCGAAACCCCGGTCGGGTTTAAGTACATCGGACAGTCGCTCTTACACCACCACAGTATGTTAGGGGGGGAAGAAAGCGGGGGCCTGAGCATCCAGGGGCATATTCCGGAAAAGGACGGGATTCTCGCCCTTGCCTTGATTGTTGAGATGGTTGCCGCAAGGGGTAAATCTTTAAGGGAGTACCAGGCCGAGGTCCATACAAAATTCGGTCGCCTTGTCAGCGCCCGGCTTGATGTGAAGTGTGATCCTGCGCAAAAGGAAGAGATCCTGGCCCGGCTTCGGGAGTGGTCTCCGGAGAACCTTGCCGGGCGGCAGGTAGCAGAGCGCAGTACCAGGGACGGCGCCAAGCTTCTCCTCGAGGACGGGAGCTGGGTACTGGTGCGGGCCTCGGGAACGGAACCGTTGTTCCGGATTTACACGGAGGCGCCTGATGAAGAAAAACTCCGCAGCCTCCAGGAAAGTGCGCGCCGAGTCCTAGGCCTCTAG
- a CDS encoding pilus assembly protein produces the protein MSSKNRLSLFALVPGTRGQALLELALILPVLLLLVFGIIEFGRVFHGYLVVTQAAREGARVGVVGGTDEEIGTTVEQVAASLDASRLQINVDPPEGMRVRGESLRVEVNYSVPLVVPLIAELAPNPFPLTAAATMRVE, from the coding sequence ATGTCGAGCAAGAACCGCCTTTCGCTTTTCGCCCTGGTACCCGGCACCCGGGGGCAGGCCCTATTGGAACTGGCTTTAATCCTTCCCGTGCTCTTGCTGCTGGTCTTCGGGATCATTGAGTTCGGCAGGGTTTTTCACGGCTATCTGGTGGTGACACAGGCCGCCCGCGAGGGGGCGCGGGTGGGTGTTGTTGGGGGAACTGATGAAGAGATCGGCACAACCGTCGAGCAGGTTGCGGCGAGCCTCGATGCAAGCCGCCTCCAGATCAACGTCGATCCCCCGGAAGGAATGCGGGTGCGGGGGGAGAGCCTGCGCGTGGAAGTGAACTACAGCGTTCCCCTGGTAGTGCCGCTCATCGCCGAGCTTGCTCCAAATCCCTTTCCTTTGACGGCTGCGGCCACGATGCGGGTGGAATAA
- a CDS encoding sensor histidine kinase, with the protein MEFEALDRVVKETVNAIEKGKEAIFDIAETARSEVERVKKELITIKQETLETIQAVDRYSCLEKQARLRLMEVSRDFYKHSEEAIKEAYDHAKEVQIQLFLLEEKEKNLRQRRDELERSLKRLSSTVERAETLVTQIGVVLQFLQGTLQEISLKLDGLQRQQQLGLRIIRAQEEERRRVAREIHDGPAQALANIVLRAEFCEQLLTRDPARVKNELARLKELVKSSLQDIRKIIFDLRPMSLDDLGLVGGLRRLLAEYEERYGLPVEFLFFGRERRLGRTYEIAVFRIVQEAVNNVFKHAEAREVVVKLELLSERVVAVIRDDGRGFDLQAVEAGGEHYGLLNMRERAQLLEGELRMKSTPGQGTEIIVTIPIKEGDETFGGDSDSDRR; encoded by the coding sequence ATGGAATTCGAGGCGCTGGACCGGGTTGTCAAAGAAACCGTTAATGCCATAGAAAAAGGGAAAGAGGCAATTTTCGATATTGCAGAAACAGCCCGGAGCGAAGTCGAACGGGTCAAAAAAGAGCTCATTACGATTAAGCAGGAGACGCTGGAGACGATTCAAGCAGTTGACCGTTATTCCTGTTTAGAAAAACAGGCCCGCCTCCGTTTAATGGAGGTCAGCCGCGATTTCTACAAGCACAGCGAGGAGGCGATTAAGGAAGCCTATGACCATGCGAAAGAGGTTCAGATCCAGCTCTTTCTTTTAGAGGAGAAGGAGAAAAACCTGCGCCAGCGCCGGGATGAACTGGAGCGGAGTCTGAAACGCCTCTCCTCTACCGTGGAAAGGGCCGAAACGCTGGTGACCCAGATCGGGGTTGTTCTCCAGTTTCTCCAGGGTACGTTGCAGGAAATCAGCTTAAAACTCGATGGTTTGCAGCGGCAGCAGCAGCTCGGACTGCGGATTATCCGGGCCCAGGAGGAGGAGCGGCGGCGGGTGGCGCGGGAAATTCACGACGGACCGGCTCAGGCTCTAGCGAATATAGTATTAAGAGCGGAGTTCTGTGAACAACTCCTGACCCGGGACCCAGCCCGCGTGAAGAACGAACTGGCCCGCCTTAAGGAACTGGTAAAAAGCAGCCTCCAGGACATCCGGAAAATAATTTTCGACCTCCGGCCGATGTCACTCGACGATTTGGGCCTGGTTGGGGGATTGCGCCGCTTGCTGGCGGAGTATGAGGAGCGATACGGGTTACCCGTTGAATTTCTCTTCTTCGGGCGTGAAAGAAGGTTGGGCCGGACCTATGAAATCGCCGTTTTCAGGATTGTCCAGGAGGCCGTGAACAATGTTTTCAAGCACGCTGAGGCAAGAGAGGTTGTTGTGAAACTGGAGCTTCTTTCGGAACGGGTGGTTGCTGTAATCAGGGATGACGGCAGGGGATTCGATCTTCAGGCCGTAGAGGCAGGGGGCGAGCATTACGGCTTGTTAAACATGCGGGAACGCGCCCAGTTGCTGGAGGGAGAATTAAGGATGAAGTCTACCCCCGGGCAGGGGACGGAAATCATCGTAACGATTCCTATCAAAGAGGGGGATGAAACATTTGGAGGAGATTCGGATTCTGATCGCCGATGA
- a CDS encoding OFA family MFS transporter, whose amino-acid sequence MGVNLCLGVLYSWSVFKKALTEQLGWSHTDASWPYTVAIIMFALIMVPAGRLTDKWGPRIVATLGGIFAGVGMILASLTQSLSMLIVAFGILLGTGMGLGYAAPTPAAVKWFGPHKRGLISGLVVAGFGLASVYIAPLTNYLLKFGIQRAFLVEGIIFLVAIVLLSQFVIFPPKGYQPAQPPAPPQEEQKPRPAVVKHEYDWPEMLKTPAFYLIWFTYVLGASAGLMIIGHLASIAKTQAGVAYGFILVALLAVLNAGGRVISGWLGDFIGRTNTLLLVLLIQALNMFFFMNYTTMLTLTIGALIAGYCYGSLLSLFPSITYEYYGTKHAGVNYGFVFTAWGVGGVVGPIIAGKVVDLTGVYNQAYLIAAGLCLIGALLTRFTRPPKAPEISSSVGA is encoded by the coding sequence ATGGGGGTTAACCTCTGCCTGGGGGTGCTTTACTCCTGGAGTGTCTTCAAGAAGGCCCTGACCGAGCAGCTCGGTTGGTCTCATACCGATGCCTCCTGGCCCTATACGGTGGCAATTATCATGTTTGCCTTAATTATGGTTCCTGCAGGCCGTTTGACAGATAAGTGGGGCCCCCGGATCGTGGCCACTTTAGGTGGGATTTTTGCCGGCGTCGGAATGATCCTCGCCAGTCTTACCCAGAGCTTATCAATGCTAATTGTCGCTTTTGGAATTCTGCTCGGAACAGGGATGGGTTTGGGTTATGCCGCTCCTACCCCGGCTGCTGTAAAGTGGTTTGGTCCCCACAAGCGGGGTTTGATTTCCGGTCTTGTGGTGGCCGGATTTGGTCTGGCTTCTGTTTACATTGCGCCCCTGACTAATTATTTATTGAAGTTTGGAATCCAGCGAGCTTTCCTTGTTGAGGGGATAATTTTCCTGGTGGCGATCGTCCTTCTCTCCCAGTTCGTAATTTTCCCGCCAAAAGGTTACCAGCCGGCGCAACCCCCGGCTCCTCCTCAAGAAGAACAAAAACCGCGCCCTGCTGTAGTGAAGCACGAGTACGACTGGCCTGAAATGTTAAAGACCCCTGCCTTTTACCTGATCTGGTTCACCTACGTCCTGGGAGCTTCCGCGGGACTGATGATCATCGGTCACCTGGCCTCGATCGCAAAAACCCAGGCTGGAGTTGCTTATGGTTTTATCCTTGTCGCCCTGCTGGCAGTCTTAAATGCCGGAGGCCGTGTGATTTCAGGCTGGTTAGGAGATTTCATCGGACGTACCAATACCTTGCTGCTCGTTCTTTTAATCCAGGCCCTGAACATGTTTTTCTTTATGAATTATACTACGATGTTAACCCTGACCATCGGCGCCCTTATTGCCGGTTACTGCTACGGCTCTCTCCTTTCTCTCTTTCCTTCAATTACTTATGAATACTACGGAACCAAACATGCCGGAGTTAACTACGGTTTTGTCTTTACGGCCTGGGGCGTGGGCGGTGTCGTGGGCCCGATCATTGCCGGAAAGGTAGTAGATTTGACGGGAGTCTACAACCAGGCTTACTTGATCGCTGCGGGGTTATGTTTGATCGGGGCTTTGCTGACCCGGTTCACGCGGCCGCCGAAGGCTCCCGAGATTTCGTCGTCAGTTGGGGCATAA
- a CDS encoding cytochrome c3 family protein produces the protein MDARDAQTNEVRKKGLFRPKVVLVVLAALLVAGAGAGAILLQASKKPGFCASCHIIKPYYQSWEEGALLAARHAEADAACLDCHHQGTSEKLKEGLSYLTGNYENPLKERDFSQEECLKCHEDDFERAVAATNFDSSNPHDSHLADLKCHLCHKMHRQSEVYCAQCHDFDWFEKLDEGWKVQPATG, from the coding sequence ATGGATGCTCGTGATGCCCAAACAAACGAGGTACGGAAAAAAGGCCTCTTTAGGCCAAAGGTCGTGCTCGTGGTGCTCGCCGCCCTGCTGGTTGCCGGTGCCGGGGCCGGGGCAATCCTCCTGCAGGCAAGCAAAAAGCCCGGCTTTTGCGCAAGCTGCCACATCATCAAGCCCTACTACCAGTCCTGGGAGGAGGGCGCACTTCTTGCGGCCAGGCACGCCGAGGCAGATGCGGCCTGCCTCGACTGCCACCACCAGGGCACCTCAGAGAAGCTGAAAGAAGGGCTCAGTTATCTGACCGGGAACTACGAGAACCCGCTTAAGGAGCGCGATTTTTCACAGGAAGAGTGCCTTAAGTGCCACGAGGACGACTTCGAGAGGGCGGTCGCAGCCACTAACTTCGATTCCTCGAACCCCCACGACTCTCACCTCGCGGACCTCAAGTGCCATCTCTGCCACAAGATGCACCGCCAGTCCGAGGTTTACTGCGCCCAGTGCCACGACTTCGACTGGTTCGAGAAGCTCGACGAGGGCTGGAAGGTTCAGCCTGCAACAGGCTGA
- a CDS encoding prepilin peptidase: MAGLPDLVLFITLAICLYTDLKERKISNRVVFPAAAAGVLFHAARDGLSGVKFSTLGLGLGLLLFFLPFALGGLGAGDVKLLGVVGALKGPLFVFHAALGTACAGGLIALGILLWRRQLWNTLKRLVFACGILFVGGRSRISGAFLLLERTPYSSLFPYGAAIFLGTLMAYWLGNLLYF, translated from the coding sequence ATGGCAGGGCTGCCTGATCTAGTTCTGTTCATTACCCTTGCGATTTGTCTTTACACGGATCTCAAGGAGCGAAAAATTTCCAACAGGGTAGTCTTTCCGGCGGCGGCCGCCGGAGTCCTCTTTCACGCGGCCCGGGACGGCCTCTCCGGCGTGAAATTCAGCACGCTGGGCCTTGGTTTGGGCCTGCTTCTCTTTTTCCTCCCCTTTGCCCTGGGAGGCCTGGGCGCGGGAGACGTGAAACTGCTGGGAGTGGTCGGGGCACTGAAGGGCCCCCTTTTTGTCTTCCACGCCGCCTTGGGAACCGCCTGCGCCGGGGGACTGATCGCCCTGGGGATCCTTCTCTGGCGCCGGCAGCTCTGGAACACCTTGAAGCGGCTGGTGTTTGCCTGCGGAATTTTGTTCGTGGGGGGAAGGAGCAGGATTTCGGGGGCGTTCCTTTTGCTGGAACGGACTCCTTACAGCTCTCTTTTCCCCTACGGTGCGGCGATCTTTTTGGGTACCCTGATGGCCTACTGGCTCGGAAACCTCCTGTATTTCTAA
- a CDS encoding XTP/dITP diphosphatase: MQKIVIASRNRGKISEFRELLAGLPVEILSLVDFPGLPEILETGSTFRENALLKARAVAAATGSITLADDSGLEVDHIGGAPGVHSSRFAGPEQDDEANNRKLLAALKGVPFHRRTARFRCVIAVVTPWGQEFLSEGLCEGRITFFPRGKQGFGYDPLFFVPSLGKTFAELGSGVKNQISHRARALRLARKVLVRLLEEKREEGRDADRDLE; the protein is encoded by the coding sequence ATGCAGAAGATCGTGATTGCCAGTCGGAATCGGGGTAAGATTTCCGAGTTCCGGGAACTCCTGGCAGGGCTTCCTGTTGAAATACTCTCTCTGGTGGACTTTCCCGGCCTGCCTGAGATTTTAGAGACCGGGTCTACCTTCCGGGAAAATGCCCTTTTAAAGGCCCGCGCCGTTGCCGCCGCGACTGGCTCAATTACCCTCGCAGATGATTCCGGGCTGGAGGTAGACCACATTGGGGGCGCCCCGGGTGTTCATTCCTCGCGTTTTGCCGGCCCCGAACAGGACGATGAAGCCAATAACAGGAAACTCCTGGCTGCTCTGAAGGGAGTCCCCTTCCACCGGCGGACGGCGCGCTTTCGCTGCGTGATCGCCGTCGTAACGCCCTGGGGGCAGGAATTTTTAAGTGAAGGGCTCTGCGAAGGAAGAATAACCTTCTTTCCCAGGGGGAAGCAAGGGTTTGGTTATGACCCTCTATTTTTCGTTCCCTCGCTGGGAAAAACTTTTGCAGAACTTGGCTCCGGGGTGAAAAACCAGATCAGCCACCGCGCCCGGGCCCTGCGCCTGGCGCGGAAGGTTCTCGTCCGTTTACTGGAGGAAAAGAGGGAGGAAGGACGGGATGCGGATCGGGATCTTGAGTGA
- a CDS encoding glycosyltransferase, translated as MTESFFLCFVYLLALYGLILLTCQIARLFRSRAGASPYASLLFIVRNQAPVIEGLVRNILSFYHTLIPSFELIVVDDASSDETPQILQRLSRVAPFQFIWMEEHCPGGKPLEVGLRACRGEVICYFHLTGEVHPRLITRLAARLLKGEAIQAPFEHCAVTLVKRGKPGGRPGTELRDRI; from the coding sequence GTGACCGAAAGCTTTTTTTTGTGCTTTGTTTACCTGTTAGCCCTTTACGGGCTAATTTTACTTACCTGCCAGATCGCCCGCCTTTTCAGGAGCCGCGCAGGTGCCAGCCCCTACGCGAGCCTGCTCTTTATCGTCCGGAACCAGGCTCCGGTCATTGAAGGGCTGGTGCGGAACATCCTTTCTTTTTACCACACGCTCATACCTTCCTTTGAACTGATCGTGGTAGATGACGCCTCCAGCGACGAAACACCTCAAATTTTACAGCGTTTAAGCCGGGTGGCTCCTTTCCAGTTCATTTGGATGGAGGAGCACTGCCCGGGCGGCAAGCCCCTTGAGGTGGGACTGCGCGCCTGCCGGGGGGAGGTGATCTGTTATTTTCACCTCACCGGAGAGGTGCATCCTCGCCTGATTACCCGTCTCGCGGCGCGCCTCTTAAAGGGGGAAGCAATCCAGGCCCCCTTCGAGCACTGTGCCGTCACCCTGGTCAAAAGGGGAAAACCGGGCGGGAGGCCCGGAACTGAGCTTCGTGATAGGATTTAA
- a CDS encoding helix-turn-helix domain-containing protein, with protein sequence MAKKNSEKRMRDFLVESVLEEGGLGEVLAYLREVTGRPVTIADYRGRVYAQTEMIEISSPDERYLALPQRDGKKQFYNPKTNNLYYWAGYSEKEACIVIENIEPGTLETLESYLEETSLAVKVYFTKAHTAESVENTLTHKLIEDLLVRNINIKEIIKRANLPLDISGLYYVPIMEVEEASEREMSILHAHTKEWLRFNNLDIICTIWDKKYLVFICPTHYHGKTLEVDFGWDKHLGNIKRHQKDIKAKFNISVSFGVGRKYPLAELHKSYQEALVALNLSKLLGKTNFVEHFLDLGVFTLICHQDVNLLERFCDQYLGKLLEYDKLHNNELMPSLRFFFDANLDVKEAARKMYVHINTLRYRLKKIEELTGMRLQRIEERVNLFVALKLYDLLVANGLP encoded by the coding sequence ATGGCGAAAAAGAACTCCGAAAAAAGAATGAGGGACTTTCTCGTGGAATCAGTCCTGGAGGAAGGAGGGCTGGGAGAGGTTCTCGCCTACCTCCGCGAAGTTACCGGCAGACCTGTCACCATTGCTGACTACCGGGGAAGAGTTTACGCCCAAACCGAAATGATTGAGATTTCGTCGCCCGATGAACGCTACCTCGCGCTCCCCCAAAGGGACGGTAAAAAACAGTTCTATAATCCTAAAACAAATAACTTGTACTACTGGGCGGGATACAGCGAAAAAGAAGCCTGCATAGTCATCGAAAACATTGAGCCAGGAACTCTCGAGACGCTGGAGAGCTACCTGGAAGAGACTTCCCTGGCCGTCAAAGTCTATTTCACCAAAGCGCATACCGCGGAAAGCGTAGAAAATACTCTCACCCACAAGTTAATCGAAGACCTGCTGGTACGGAACATAAATATCAAAGAAATCATTAAACGCGCCAACCTCCCTTTAGACATCAGCGGCTTGTACTACGTTCCCATCATGGAGGTTGAGGAGGCTTCAGAAAGAGAGATGAGCATCCTCCACGCCCATACTAAAGAGTGGCTGCGCTTCAACAACCTGGATATCATCTGTACGATCTGGGACAAGAAATACCTCGTCTTCATTTGCCCGACCCACTACCACGGGAAAACCTTGGAAGTTGACTTCGGCTGGGATAAGCACCTGGGCAACATTAAAAGGCACCAGAAAGACATCAAAGCCAAATTCAACATCTCCGTCTCCTTCGGAGTCGGCCGGAAATACCCTCTTGCTGAACTGCACAAGAGCTACCAGGAGGCCCTGGTTGCGCTCAACCTCTCCAAACTTCTGGGCAAGACAAACTTTGTCGAACATTTTTTAGACCTCGGGGTGTTCACCCTGATCTGCCACCAGGATGTTAACCTTCTGGAGCGCTTTTGCGATCAATATCTCGGGAAACTCCTGGAATATGATAAACTACACAACAATGAGCTCATGCCCAGCCTCCGTTTTTTCTTTGACGCTAACCTCGACGTAAAGGAAGCTGCGCGAAAGATGTACGTCCATATCAACACCTTGAGATACCGCCTGAAGAAGATCGAAGAGTTGACGGGGATGAGATTGCAGCGAATTGAGGAGAGGGTAAATCTTTTCGTTGCCCTGAAGCTGTATGACCTCCTCGTCGCCAATGGCCTGCCCTGA
- a CDS encoding DUF421 domain-containing protein, with amino-acid sequence MLFPFYFKIILQTVLAFFAILVLTRILEKEQLSQLTFYEYVTGITIGSLASALAIDTLISPWAVLVALVTFAALTYLMGYVALKSRVARKLLEGEPTIVVQNGKIMEKNMGRIRYNIDDLLAQLREKGVFNISDVEYAILEPNGHLSVLLKSHKKPVTREDLQVPGSYEGISSELIVDGEVIYQNLQQNNLDEAWLINELKKQGINSPKQVMLASLDTQGNLYVDKKRDELTHDTQVQDDPRQKNQAG; translated from the coding sequence TTGCTCTTTCCCTTTTATTTCAAAATAATTCTCCAAACAGTACTTGCTTTTTTTGCGATTCTGGTTTTAACCCGGATTTTAGAAAAAGAACAGTTGAGCCAGTTGACTTTTTACGAGTACGTTACGGGGATTACGATCGGGTCCCTCGCCTCCGCCCTGGCTATTGATACCCTGATCAGCCCGTGGGCGGTCCTTGTTGCCCTCGTCACCTTTGCAGCTTTGACCTACCTGATGGGATACGTCGCTCTAAAAAGCCGGGTTGCACGGAAATTGCTGGAAGGAGAACCGACCATCGTTGTCCAGAATGGCAAAATCATGGAAAAGAACATGGGCCGCATTCGTTATAATATTGATGATCTGCTTGCCCAGCTGCGCGAGAAGGGCGTTTTTAATATTTCTGACGTGGAGTATGCAATCCTGGAACCAAACGGCCATTTGAGCGTCCTGTTGAAATCCCACAAAAAACCGGTGACTAGGGAGGACCTGCAGGTTCCCGGCTCTTATGAAGGAATCAGCAGCGAACTGATTGTTGACGGTGAGGTAATTTACCAGAACCTCCAGCAAAACAACCTGGATGAGGCGTGGCTCATCAACGAGTTGAAGAAGCAGGGGATTAACTCCCCGAAGCAGGTGATGCTTGCCAGTCTGGATACCCAGGGGAACCTTTATGTTGATAAAAAACGGGATGAGTTAACTCACGACACCCAGGTGCAGGATGATCCTCGCCAGAAGAATCAGGCAGGTTAA
- a CDS encoding metallophosphoesterase, with protein MRIGILSDSHGDLSRAEQAVAQMGAVDLLVHAGDYYRDALHLGKLFGFEVRAVVGNCDRSAPGPAEEILEIQGHRIYLTHGHLYGVKHGLMRLYYRTCEIGAEMVIFGHTHVAQSEEIEGIYFLNPGSVAWPRIGGKSTYAVLEFRAPGYAVEIFELP; from the coding sequence ATGCGGATCGGGATCTTGAGTGACTCGCACGGCGATTTGAGCCGGGCCGAACAGGCGGTGGCGCAAATGGGAGCGGTTGACCTGCTGGTCCATGCCGGGGACTATTACCGCGATGCCCTTCACCTGGGAAAGTTGTTCGGATTCGAAGTAAGAGCGGTCGTGGGCAACTGCGACCGGAGCGCCCCGGGGCCCGCGGAAGAAATCCTGGAAATCCAGGGGCACCGCATCTACCTGACTCACGGCCACCTGTACGGCGTCAAGCACGGTTTGATGCGACTCTACTACCGCACCTGCGAAATCGGGGCCGAAATGGTCATTTTCGGGCACACCCATGTCGCTCAAAGCGAGGAGATCGAGGGGATTTATTTTCTTAACCCGGGGAGCGTCGCCTGGCCCCGGATCGGAGGGAAATCGACTTATGCAGTTTTAGAGTTCCGGGCTCCGGGCTATGCTGTCGAAATTTTTGAGCTGCCTTGA